The sequence TCGGTTGTCGAAAAATTCAGCCGCAGGGCCGCGGCCCAGGGCGCGGTTGCCGTGGCTTTCCCCGAATGCTGTATTTCGAGTTACATGTACCTGGAGGGCCTGTCGCGTCCGGAGCTGGAAGCCCT is a genomic window of Candidatus Glassbacteria bacterium containing:
- a CDS encoding nitrilase; this encodes MGWQPMDKIKVATVQMEHRDGDKQYNLSVVEKFSRRAAAQGAVAVAFPECCISSYMYLEGLSRPELEAL